From the genome of Natrinema marinum:
ACGACGAGTAACGGACCGGTCCGTCGCTCCCGTCGCTGCGCTGTCGTCGGGGTCGTAACAGTGGGCCATGACGGTGTCTTGGTCTATTCAATTTTCGTCCGCAGTTTCGGAATCATCGCGGATCGAACGGTACTGACTCTCCTACTAATGCGACGAATGTGGGCCTATTACAATTATAGTAAAGCGTTATAACTCTATAGTCCAATCTACAACCACGAATCAATGACGAACTTCGTAAAGGACCTACAATCGGTGATTATGTCGTCCCCTTCTGCGATAGCGCTCGACTGTGACGATCCACTGACGTACTCGCGGCTCTGGTCCGCGACGGACTCGTTTGCGGGCGGCCTGACGGATCGGGATATCACGGCCGGTGACAGGGTCGCGATTCACGTGGCTGCGCCGCGTCCGTTTCTCATTGCGGCGTACGGGACGCTTCGAGCGGGTTGCGTTCCCGTTACGCTGCCCGCCGGCTACCGGAACGGGGATGTCAGAACCGTCCTGAACGAAACCGACGCGAAGGCGCTCGTAACGGACTCGAGTCCGGTCATGCCGTTGCTCACCAGTAGCAAGGCGTTGCGCGTCGCGATCACCGTCGGTACCGACACGAGGATGGGCGCAGCGTTCTCGTCGTTTCTCGAGAACGATGGCTTGAACGGGTCGAACGCGCGGACTGGAACCAACGTCGTGCGGCGGTCCGACGACGCGGCGGGACTGATCGCGTACCTCGACCGGGCCGGAACCGGGCCGCTCGGTGTCGTTCACACGCACGCCTCGCTCCGCGCGGCTGCGACGGTTGGAAGGTCGCTTCCCGTGGACGACGGGCTCGAGACCCATCTCGGCGCCGTGCCGCTTTCGGACCCGATCGCGTTCACGTACGGTGCGAACGCGACGCTCGCCGACGGTGGCCGGTACGTCCCGGCCGTGAGTTCGGACCCGGAAACGGTCCGGTCTCTGCTCGTGACGACCGACGTCGATCGCGCGTTCGTCACGCCCGAGCTGTACCGGCCCCTTCGAGAGCGCGAGTCGTCGATCGACGATCGGTGTCTCCGCGTCGTGACACCGCTGCCGGACGCAGGCGGTGGCCGAGCTGATCCCAGCGGCGACGCTGTCCGCCTCTTTGGCCGCCCTGAAACGGGCCTCTCGCATGCTACCTCTCCTTCCGATGACGAGACCGGCGAGTTCGGACGACCCCTTTCAGACGTGCGAACGCGGCCCTTCGAGGGACCCGACGGCGACGAACTCG
Proteins encoded in this window:
- a CDS encoding AMP-binding protein, whose translation is MTNFVKDLQSVIMSSPSAIALDCDDPLTYSRLWSATDSFAGGLTDRDITAGDRVAIHVAAPRPFLIAAYGTLRAGCVPVTLPAGYRNGDVRTVLNETDAKALVTDSSPVMPLLTSSKALRVAITVGTDTRMGAAFSSFLENDGLNGSNARTGTNVVRRSDDAAGLIAYLDRAGTGPLGVVHTHASLRAAATVGRSLPVDDGLETHLGAVPLSDPIAFTYGANATLADGGRYVPAVSSDPETVRSLLVTTDVDRAFVTPELYRPLRERESSIDDRCLRVVTPLPDAGGGRADPSGDAVRLFGRPETGLSHATSPSDDETGEFGRPLSDVRTRPFEGPDGDELAVAGPTVMDGYFDRPELTDERTATVDGVRWVKTGIPARAGTDAGAIETAGESLRAPRCSDRVPTR